In Sphingomonas phyllosphaerae, one DNA window encodes the following:
- a CDS encoding SGNH/GDSL hydrolase family protein has product MIGRVATLLCAAAMTIAVPAAAQTTPPPFSSLTVFGDSLVDAGNIRALRLGADPAQGYVAGRFTNGLDYTDLLSLAMYGTPTVASLNGGSNYAFGGARATSTTPVYDALEQVALYDLAVKSGKAVDPNGLYVLNFGGNDVFAAVEGASAGVTDPDAFLREAANNYVAAVAALNKLGARNILLTGFPVATEGAPLALSIKAEGYLTDALDAFKPAAGTRLMRYSYLDFFQRVQTNPAAFDLPVPLILPAAGQPGTTCRGANAFPACTGYFSFDGVHPTTAIHRALYNDINSKFGFGLAAVPEPTTWAMLILGFATIGAALRRDRRRRVAA; this is encoded by the coding sequence ATGATCGGACGGGTGGCGACGCTGCTGTGCGCGGCGGCGATGACGATAGCGGTTCCGGCGGCAGCGCAGACGACCCCGCCGCCCTTTTCATCGCTCACCGTCTTCGGGGACAGCCTCGTCGACGCCGGCAACATCCGCGCGCTGCGGCTCGGTGCCGATCCGGCGCAGGGCTATGTCGCCGGGCGCTTCACCAACGGGCTCGACTATACCGACCTGTTGAGCCTCGCGATGTACGGGACGCCGACCGTGGCCTCGCTCAACGGCGGCAGCAATTACGCCTTCGGTGGTGCGCGCGCGACCAGCACGACGCCCGTGTATGACGCGCTGGAGCAGGTCGCGCTTTACGATCTGGCGGTGAAGAGCGGAAAGGCCGTCGATCCCAACGGGCTTTACGTCCTGAACTTCGGCGGCAACGACGTGTTCGCCGCGGTCGAGGGCGCCAGCGCCGGCGTCACCGATCCGGATGCCTTCCTGCGCGAGGCGGCGAACAACTATGTCGCGGCGGTCGCGGCGCTCAACAAACTCGGCGCGCGCAACATCCTGCTGACCGGCTTCCCGGTCGCGACCGAAGGCGCGCCGCTGGCGCTCTCGATCAAGGCGGAAGGATATCTGACGGATGCGCTCGACGCCTTCAAGCCGGCGGCCGGCACGCGGCTGATGCGCTACAGCTATCTCGACTTCTTCCAGCGCGTGCAGACCAATCCGGCCGCCTTCGACCTGCCCGTGCCGCTGATCCTGCCCGCGGCGGGGCAGCCCGGGACGACCTGCCGGGGCGCCAACGCCTTCCCGGCTTGCACCGGCTATTTCTCGTTCGACGGCGTCCATCCGACCACCGCGATCCATCGCGCGCTGTATAATGACATCAACAGCAAATTCGGTTTCGGGCTGGCGGCGGTTCCGGAGCCGACGACCTGGGCGATGCTGATCCTCGGCTTCGCGACGATCGGCGCGGCGCTGCGTCGCGACCGCCGGCGGCGGGTGGCGGCCTGA
- a CDS encoding CTP synthase has protein sequence MARYIFITGGVVSSLGKGLMAASLAALLQARGYRVRIRKFDPYLNVDPGTMSPYQHGEVYVTDDGAETDLDLGHYERFTGVSARQSDNVTSGRIYKTIIERERRGDYLGATVQVIPHVTDAIKAFARAETDDLDFVLCEIGGTVGDIESLPFIEAIRQLKNEVGRGNAISIHVTLVPYIAAAGELKTKPTQHSVREIAALGVQPDVIVCRCEQPLPESERAKIALFCNVPESAVIPALDAKSIYAVPLQYHGEGLDSEVLRAFGITPSSAPDLSRWEEIVERLMHPEGEVTVGVVGKYVGLQDAYKSLNEALVHGGIANRVKVNIRWIDAELFEGDDDGEIAAHLEPCHAILVPGAFGSRGAEGKIASVRFAREHNVPYFGICFGMQMACVEGARDLAGIAGASSTEFGPTPEPVVGLITEWMSERGLEKRAENGDLGGTMRLGAYPASLAGNSVVGSIYGSDSISERHRHRYEVNTSYREALEKGGLVFSGMSPDGTLPEIVERPDHPWFVGVQFHPELKSKPFEPHPLFASFIAAAVKQSRLV, from the coding sequence ATGGCGCGGTACATTTTCATCACCGGCGGCGTGGTTTCCTCGCTCGGCAAGGGTCTCATGGCGGCGAGCCTCGCGGCATTGCTGCAGGCACGCGGCTATCGCGTCCGCATCCGCAAGTTCGATCCGTATCTCAACGTCGATCCGGGCACGATGAGCCCGTATCAGCACGGCGAGGTGTACGTCACCGACGACGGCGCAGAAACCGATCTCGACCTTGGCCATTACGAGCGCTTCACCGGCGTTTCGGCGCGCCAGTCGGATAACGTCACGAGCGGGCGCATCTACAAGACGATCATTGAGCGGGAGCGGCGCGGCGACTATCTCGGCGCGACGGTGCAGGTGATCCCGCACGTCACCGACGCGATCAAGGCGTTCGCACGCGCGGAAACGGATGATCTGGATTTCGTGCTGTGCGAGATCGGCGGCACGGTCGGCGATATCGAGTCGCTGCCGTTCATCGAGGCGATCCGCCAGCTCAAGAACGAGGTCGGGCGCGGCAATGCGATCAGCATCCACGTCACGCTGGTGCCGTACATCGCCGCGGCCGGCGAGCTGAAGACCAAGCCGACCCAGCATTCGGTGCGCGAGATCGCGGCGCTGGGCGTGCAGCCGGACGTGATCGTCTGCCGCTGCGAACAGCCGCTGCCCGAGTCGGAGCGCGCCAAGATCGCTTTGTTCTGCAACGTCCCCGAAAGCGCGGTCATCCCCGCGCTTGACGCCAAGAGCATCTATGCGGTGCCGCTCCAGTACCATGGCGAGGGGCTCGATTCGGAGGTGCTGCGCGCCTTCGGCATCACTCCGTCGTCGGCGCCCGACCTCAGCCGCTGGGAAGAGATCGTCGAGCGGCTGATGCACCCTGAGGGCGAGGTGACGGTCGGCGTTGTCGGCAAATATGTCGGCCTGCAGGACGCGTACAAGTCGCTCAACGAGGCGCTGGTGCACGGCGGGATCGCCAACCGCGTCAAGGTCAACATCCGCTGGATCGACGCCGAACTGTTCGAAGGCGACGACGATGGCGAGATCGCCGCGCACCTCGAGCCGTGCCACGCGATCCTCGTTCCCGGCGCGTTCGGGTCGCGCGGGGCGGAGGGCAAGATCGCCTCGGTCCGCTTCGCGCGCGAGCATAACGTGCCCTATTTCGGGATTTGCTTCGGGATGCAGATGGCGTGCGTCGAGGGCGCGCGCGATCTCGCCGGGATCGCCGGCGCCTCGTCGACCGAATTCGGGCCGACGCCGGAGCCGGTCGTCGGGCTCATCACCGAATGGATGAGCGAGCGCGGGCTGGAGAAGCGCGCCGAGAACGGCGATCTCGGCGGCACGATGCGGCTCGGTGCCTATCCGGCGTCGCTGGCCGGGAACAGCGTCGTCGGCTCGATCTATGGCAGCGATTCGATCAGCGAGCGCCACCGCCACCGTTACGAGGTCAATACCTCGTACCGTGAGGCACTGGAGAAGGGCGGGCTGGTGTTCTCCGGCATGTCGCCCGACGGCACGCTGCCCGAGATTGTCGAGCGCCCCGACCATCCGTGGTTCGTCGGCGTGCAATTCCACCCGGAGCTGAAGAGCAAGCCGTTCGAGCCGCACCCGCTGTTCGCCAGCTTCATCGCCGCCGCGGTCAAACAGAGCCGGCTGGTATAA
- the secG gene encoding preprotein translocase subunit SecG — MFTFLIVLQAIIAAALVTVILMQRSEGGGLTSSGSPSGLMSARGAADFLTRATSVLAGLFILMSIVLAFLAASRGAVSVDTSLNRRAPAAQTQAQPPVAAQPAPATADNAVAPAPADNGVPLAR, encoded by the coding sequence ATGTTCACCTTCCTGATCGTCCTCCAGGCCATTATCGCGGCGGCGCTCGTCACCGTGATCCTGATGCAGCGGTCGGAAGGCGGCGGCCTGACCTCGTCGGGCAGCCCGTCGGGGCTGATGTCGGCGCGCGGTGCGGCCGATTTCCTGACGCGCGCCACCTCGGTGCTCGCCGGGCTGTTCATCCTGATGAGCATCGTGCTGGCGTTCCTCGCGGCAAGCCGCGGCGCGGTGTCGGTCGACACCTCGCTGAATCGCCGTGCGCCGGCGGCGCAGACGCAGGCCCAGCCGCCGGTCGCAGCGCAGCCTGCCCCGGCGACCGCCGACAATGCGGTCGCCCCGGCGCCGGCCGACAACGGCGTGCCGCTGGCCCGCTGA
- a CDS encoding MarR family transcriptional regulator: MNALVDYVRSGEPDLTNRQMALLLVVYLRPGPHTVRGLARILNVSKPVVTRALNRLGALGYLRRQRDDSDKRNIFVARTTEGADFLEEFGQFIGEGDAAPAAVRAHGTGDAARA, translated from the coding sequence ATGAATGCGCTGGTCGATTACGTGCGGTCGGGCGAGCCCGACCTCACCAACCGCCAGATGGCGCTCCTGCTGGTGGTCTACCTGCGGCCGGGCCCGCATACGGTGCGGGGGTTGGCGCGCATTTTGAACGTGTCGAAGCCGGTCGTGACGCGCGCCTTGAATCGCTTGGGTGCGCTGGGCTATCTGCGCCGCCAACGCGACGACAGCGACAAACGCAATATCTTCGTCGCCCGCACGACCGAAGGGGCAGATTTTCTTGAAGAGTTCGGCCAGTTCATCGGCGAAGGGGACGCCGCCCCTGCCGCCGTCCGCGCCCACGGCACCGGGGATGCGGCCCGGGCGTAA
- a CDS encoding SH3 domain-containing protein — MRPGRNGFALTGRSRVLDPRTHAVRPDIADVRLADRVFAPHYAAPLRRTLLREAVLRDARDRAAAPLATLPAGAAFDLLDLTGGVAWGIAVDHGTVGYLDADAVQPQ, encoded by the coding sequence ATGCGGCCCGGGCGTAACGGATTCGCGCTCACCGGCCGGTCGCGCGTGCTCGATCCGCGCACCCATGCGGTGCGTCCCGATATCGCCGACGTGCGCCTCGCCGACCGCGTCTTCGCCCCACATTATGCCGCCCCGCTGCGCCGCACGCTGCTGCGCGAGGCGGTGCTGCGCGACGCGCGCGACCGTGCCGCCGCACCGCTCGCCACGCTTCCGGCGGGCGCGGCGTTCGACCTGCTCGACCTGACCGGCGGGGTCGCCTGGGGGATTGCCGTGGATCATGGGACGGTCGGGTATCTCGACGCTGACGCGGTGCAGCCGCAATGA